A window of Flavobacteriales bacterium contains these coding sequences:
- a CDS encoding FAD-dependent oxidoreductase: MKKYDLCIIGGGPSGYAAAMRAVDLRKKVILIERDKIGGAGIFNGALTSKTMWELSTRYYSIKNEFPLGDQEKFDLSFDHLNKTVGEAVYDRKTQLQVHIKLLEEKYGEYFTYERGHGVLLNKNEVLITKKNKALE; encoded by the coding sequence ATGAAGAAGTACGATTTGTGTATTATTGGAGGTGGTCCTTCTGGTTATGCCGCTGCAATGCGAGCTGTTGATCTCCGCAAAAAGGTAATTCTTATTGAAAGGGATAAAATTGGCGGTGCTGGTATTTTTAACGGTGCACTCACTTCCAAAACGATGTGGGAGCTTTCAACCAGATATTACAGCATTAAAAACGAATTCCCTTTAGGAGATCAAGAGAAATTCGATCTAAGCTTCGACCATCTTAATAAAACTGTAGGGGAAGCGGTTTATGATCGAAAAACACAACTTCAAGTACATATCAAGCTTTTAGAAGAAAAATATGGTGAATATTTCACCTATGAGAGAGGTCACGGCGTGCTTTTAAATAAAAACGAGGTACTAATTACAAAGAAGAATAAGGCACTTGAAA